Part of the Vulpes vulpes isolate BD-2025 chromosome 13, VulVul3, whole genome shotgun sequence genome, GACCTCCAGTCTAGATTAGACCTTTCATTCAACTTCCCAGCCCGCCATATCGCTGGACATTTATTTACTGTACCTTCTTCACTGAGAGCCTTTCATTCCCCTCCCCTTCTAGGAGTCGTGAACTTCAGACCCTCCGCTTCCGACACCCATTCCCTTTAATTCTGTTTTTACCAAGCTTCCCTGTAGCCTTCTCTCCGCCTAAGGGGGAAGTGAGGCTAAACGCACCGCAGAGCATCCTAGGAAATGTGGTCTCTCGTTCTCTTTTGCTTGCGCCCCAGAATCGGGAAGACGACAAAGGAGATCCAGTTAAAACTACAACTCCCGGCAGGCAACGTGAGTGACTATCTTTCTTTCTGCCCCCCTCCCTattgccttcctcttcctcctctccgcGGGTGCCGAACCTCTTGGCCTCACGGTATTTGTAGTTCTTTCTGGATCCGAGATCCTAGCACTCAACGACCGGGAGAGAGTCTGCAAGACTCTAATTCCCAGAGGGCAGAGCGGCAGCTGCGCCTGCGCACTCTCAATGAGGGcgtgtatgtctgtgtgtctgaggggagagagagagagcgagagtgagtgagtgtgagtgCTGGGTAGGGTGGTGGCCGTTACGTTCGGGGCAACGGCTACGGCAGTGGAGAAGTAAGAAGAGAAACAACGTCCGGCGCTTCCGCCTTCgcttaggaggaggaggaggagctggtaGGGAAAGGAAAGTGATTCGCCCGGGGCCTGGACTAGAGAGAGTCGGGCTGGTGGGGGTCTGGGCTATGAGCCTTTGAGGGTCGCTTGGGACGCGGAGCGAGACACGAGAGCCGAGAGGTATGTctcagccgccgccgccgcctccgctgCCGCCGCCACCTCCTCCCCCTGAGGCTCCGCAGACTCCGCCGTCcctggcggcggcggctcctccgGGGGGGCTCTCGAAACGGAGAGACCGGAGAATCCTCTCCGGGAGCTGCCCGGATCCCAAGTGCCAGGCGCGTCTGTTCTTCCCGGCCTCCGGTTCTGTCAGCATCGAGTGTACCGAGTGCGGACAGCGGCACGAGCAGCAACAGctgctgggggtggaggaggtgaCCGACCCGGACGTAGTGCTACACAACCTGCTGCGGAACGCTCTGCTCGGGGTGACAGGGGCACCCAAGAAGAACACGGAACTGGTAAAGGTGATGGGCCTTTCTAACTACCACTGCAAATTGTTGTCGCCCATATTAGCTCGCTATGGAATGGATAAACAGACAGGCAGGGCTAAGCTTCTCCGGGACATGAACCAGGGTGAACTGTTCGATTGCGCTTTACTAGGTGACCGCGCCTTCCTCATCGAACCAGAGCATGTTAACACGGTGGGCTATGGCAAGGACCGCTCCGGAAGCCTCCTGTATTTGCATGACACTCTTGAGGACATCAAGCGGGCCAATAAAAGCCAGGAATGCCTCATTCCAGTTCACGTGGACGGGGATGGACACTGCTTGGTGCATGCTGTGTCCCGGGCTCTAGTAGGCCGGGAGCTCTTCTGGCATGCcttgagagagaatcttaaacaacACTTTCAGCAGCACCTGGCCCAGTATCAAGCCCTGTTCCATGACTTCATTGATGCCGCTGAATGGGAGGACATCATCAACGAGTGTGACCCTTTGTTTGTACCACCTGAGGGTGTTCCTTTGGGCTTGAGGAACATCCACATATTTGGTCTTGCCAATGTATTACATCGCCCTATTATTCTGCTAGATTCTCTCAGTGGCATGAGGAGCTCTGGTGATTATTCAGCTACCTTTCTGCCTGGGCTCATCCCTGCAGAGAAGTGCACAGGGAGAGATGGCCATTTGAACAAACCAATCTGTATTGCATGGAGTAGCTCTGGTAGAAACCATTATATCCCCTTGGTAGGCATAAAAGGGGCTGCTTTGCCCAAATTGCCTATGAATTTGCTGCCTAAAGCGTGGGGTGTGCCTCAGGACCttattaaaaagtacattaaaCTTGAGGAGGATGGTGGTTGTGTTATTGGAGGAGACAGAAGTTTGCAGGATAAATACTTACTTAGGCTTGTTGCTGCTATGGAAGAAGTTTTCATGGACAAACATGGTATCCATCCTAGTTTGGTTGCTGATGTCCATCAGTATTTCTACAGGAGGACCGGGGTGATAGGAGTTCAGCCTGAAGAAGTCACAGCAGCTGCTAAGAAAGCAGTAATGGATAATCGCCTTCACAAATGTTTGCTCTGTGGTGCCCTTTCTGAACTTCATGTTCCTCCAGAGTGGTTGGCTCCAGGAGGGAAACTGTATAACCTGGCAAAAAGTACTCATGGACAGCTGAGGCCTGACAAAAATTATAGCTTTCCCTTGAACAATTTAGTTTGCTCATATGATTCAGTGAAAGATGTTCTGGTACCAGACTATGGATTGAGTAACCTGACAGCTTGTAATTGGTGCCATGGCACATCAGTGCGAAGGGTCAGAGGAGATGGGTCTATTGTATATTTGGATGGGGACAGAACTAATTCTAGGTCCACTGGTGGCAAATGTGGTTGTGGATTCAAACATTTTTGGGATGGTAAAGAGTATGACAATCTACCAGAAGCTTTTCCTATTACTTTGGAATGGGGTGGAAGAGTGGTCAGAGAAACAGTATATTGGTTCCAGTATGAAAGTGATCCATCTTTGAATAGTAATGTTTATGATGTTGCAATGAAACTTGTTACCAAGCACTTTCCAGGTGAATTTGGGAGTGAAATCCTAGTTCAGAAAGTTGTCCACACTATATTGCATCAGACTGCCAAAAAGAATCCTGATGATTATACTCCTGTAAATATAGATGGTGCTCATGCCCAAAGAGTTGGAGATGTACAAGGACAAGAGTCGGAGTCTCAGCTCCCAACTAAAATTATTCTTACcggacagaaaacaaaaactttgcaCAAGGAGGAGTTAAACATGAGTAAAACTGAAAGAACTATTCAACAGAATATTACGGAACAGGCTGCTGTAATGCAGAAACGGAAAACAGAGAagttaaaacaagaacaaaaagggcagcccaggacTGTTTCACCTAGTACCATTCGTGATGGTCCATCCTCTGCACCTGCTACCCCTACCAAGGCTCCCTATTCACCAACAACTTCTAAGGAGAAAAAGATCCGAATAACAACTAATGATGGACGACAGTCCATGGTTACACTTAAGTCTTCAACAACCTTTTTTGAACTTCAGGAAAGCATAGCCAGAGAATTTAACATTCCTCCATATTTACAGTGTATTCGATATGGCTTTCCTCCTAAAGAGTTAATGCCACCCCAGGCAGGAATGGAAAAGGAGCCAGTTCCTTTACAGCATGGTGACAGAATTTCAATAGAGATTCTGAAAAGTAAAGCAGAAGGTGGTCAGTCTGCTGCAGCACACTCGGCCCACACTGTGAAACAAGAAGAGATTGCTGTTACTGGTAAACTATCTAAGGAACTTCAGGAGCAAGCTGACAAAGAAATGTACTCCTTGTGTCTTTTAGCAACATTGATGGGTAAGATCATTTTAATCTAGATAGTATTTCTTAATTGTGATTATAATGGCGCTGAGTTTTTCTGTTGTCTTCGTGAAAAAGTCTGGTCATCGTAAAAACTCTttgattatatatgtattttaggagattatttttttcaggttttttgttttgtttttgtttttacagttaaTGGATATATGTTAGCATGATTCTCTATTGAGTAAATGTTTAGGACAACATAACTAAGAAAGTGAAAGTAGTCCCTTAACTGTCACCAGATTATTTAACTATAACTTACTGTAATTTTTTAATAGACTTATGATATATATctatttaaaaccttttaaaatgttttcctcccTGGGCTCTCTATTGAGTCTGCCCACTTTGtccctttttcatttatttttaaattttcttttcctgcatgTCATGTGATTTCAGGACTTCCTGTTTGATGAATTGCAGTTTCTGGTGTTTATATTCTCACTGCACTCCCACCTAATAGTCTCTGTCCTCCATTTCCTGTTCTTCCTTTCCAGAAGttcatcacatttttatttgtaattaggATTTCTGCTTAAGTAATTTTCTTGCGTAGTGACTCTCTGCCATCAATTGTAACTATTATAACTCATGAGAAATACAAGAAACAGAGGTAAATGCTTAggaagcatttctttttaataattcagcataaattaaaaatatcaaccaaATATATAATCTAAAGCTTTAGATGATTTTGGGATATGATCCAATGGTGCacttttaacattattttcatttgcttaatctttgtttttaaaatcactctTAATATGCTTTACTAAGGCTTAAGgtagaattaaaatttatattacatattagaAGAGCCTTATTTTTGCTGAGATTAGAGGTTTTAACTGGAAAAGTGGTCTGGGTTTTGATTATCTCTTTTAACAGTAGTAAATGTCAGTGAATTGGGCCTTGACCTACCAAAATGAAGATTATTTATTCCTGGCTTGTTAAATTTGGCTCTAAAAGACCTGTACACGTTTGTAACTTGATATTGATATTGCTGGTTTTATTTTGGCAGATGTAGCCATCAAATTGGGGTATATGTCAAGAAATGTACTAGTTACTTTGTGTATTTCTGTCTCTAAGAGTTTTTAGTTTCTTAGAGACTGcattaaaaagaggaaagattgTGTGATCTTTGGAGTCAGAAAGGCCTAGAATTTGAATCTTGGCTCCAGTACTTATTAACATAGTGATTCAGGCAAGCTGCTTAACTCCCTAATACTTTAGTAGCCTCTTCTCTATAAAATACCCTTTGTAGTTGGTACATAGGGCAACAATAAAATACTCCCAGAACTTTGGGAATTAAATAACATCAGcagagaatggataaaattagATATATGCAgaaggtattttaaaaactgactatCCTCCAGGtcaaaaaataggaaagagaagGTCTTCCTCAATCGAAGATTAACTTTTGAGGATGTGGCTCATCTCTTGTCTAACCTTGGATGCTCAGTTCCTAGTATAGTGCACAGCAGATTGTAGGCACTTTGAAATGTTTTTGATTGGATTAAATAGATGACATTACATGTCTAAAGAAAGTCTGTGTCAGCAGAAATGGAATGGATGGTCAGCATTGAACATTGAAAAAGTTGAAAAGCAGAATTTGGCACTGTTTATACACTGCTGTACAAAGGGAAAAGATACATCATCCGGGGTTCATGAAAATTCTGGTAACTAGAACGGT contains:
- the VCPIP1 gene encoding deubiquitinating protein VCPIP1 gives rise to the protein MSQPPPPPPLPPPPPPPEAPQTPPSLAAAAPPGGLSKRRDRRILSGSCPDPKCQARLFFPASGSVSIECTECGQRHEQQQLLGVEEVTDPDVVLHNLLRNALLGVTGAPKKNTELVKVMGLSNYHCKLLSPILARYGMDKQTGRAKLLRDMNQGELFDCALLGDRAFLIEPEHVNTVGYGKDRSGSLLYLHDTLEDIKRANKSQECLIPVHVDGDGHCLVHAVSRALVGRELFWHALRENLKQHFQQHLAQYQALFHDFIDAAEWEDIINECDPLFVPPEGVPLGLRNIHIFGLANVLHRPIILLDSLSGMRSSGDYSATFLPGLIPAEKCTGRDGHLNKPICIAWSSSGRNHYIPLVGIKGAALPKLPMNLLPKAWGVPQDLIKKYIKLEEDGGCVIGGDRSLQDKYLLRLVAAMEEVFMDKHGIHPSLVADVHQYFYRRTGVIGVQPEEVTAAAKKAVMDNRLHKCLLCGALSELHVPPEWLAPGGKLYNLAKSTHGQLRPDKNYSFPLNNLVCSYDSVKDVLVPDYGLSNLTACNWCHGTSVRRVRGDGSIVYLDGDRTNSRSTGGKCGCGFKHFWDGKEYDNLPEAFPITLEWGGRVVRETVYWFQYESDPSLNSNVYDVAMKLVTKHFPGEFGSEILVQKVVHTILHQTAKKNPDDYTPVNIDGAHAQRVGDVQGQESESQLPTKIILTGQKTKTLHKEELNMSKTERTIQQNITEQAAVMQKRKTEKLKQEQKGQPRTVSPSTIRDGPSSAPATPTKAPYSPTTSKEKKIRITTNDGRQSMVTLKSSTTFFELQESIAREFNIPPYLQCIRYGFPPKELMPPQAGMEKEPVPLQHGDRISIEILKSKAEGGQSAAAHSAHTVKQEEIAVTGKLSKELQEQADKEMYSLCLLATLMGEDVWSYAKGLPHMFQQGGVFYNIMKKTMGMADGKHCTFPHLPGKTFVYNASEDRLELCVDAAGHFPIGPDVEDLVKEAVSQVRAEATTRSRESSPSHGLLKLGSGGVVKKKSEQLHNVTAFQGKGHSLGTASSNPHLDSRAREAPVVRKHNTGTDFSNSSIKIEPSVFTAAPSNSELIRIAPGVVTMRDSRQLDPDLVEAQRKKLQEMVSSIQASMDKHLRDQSTEQSPSDLPQRKVEVVSSSVKSGSLQTGLPESFSLTGGTENLNTETTDSCVAESLGAAFATRSKAQKGNSVEEPEEMDSQDAEMTNTTEPMDHS